The Flavobacterium galactosidilyticum nucleotide sequence ACTGGAAGATAAAGTAAGTTACGTTTCTACCGGTGGTGGTGCGATGTTAGAAATGCTGGAAGGGAGAGTATTGCCTGGAATAGCAGCTATTTTAGACTAAAAATAACTGTTTTTTGCGTTTTGAAGCACATACGAAACTAAGCATAAACAACATAAACAATTCTTAAAACCTTAGCAATAAAGTCCTAGTTGCTAAGGTTTTTTGTTTGTAATAGTATCAAATTGTATTTCAAAGGCGATTTTCAATATCAAATAGCTGAAAATTCCTTCTTATCAGACTAAATATTGCATTTTTAACAATATTTAAAGAAGTTTTTAGTTTAAACCTATTAAGTTTGTAAAAATTAAGCTTTGTAATCATTTGAAATATAGATCTTTGATCGTAAAATTATGAGTATAAAAAATACCACCCTATCCCTTTTTATATTGTTATCTGTTCAAGTATTTTCTCAGGAAAATGTTGAAAACACAATAAGTGACAAATTTGAAACAAAAATATCCTATCTAGATTCCATCAAGAAAACATTTGTTAATAATGAATTAGCATCTCGTGTTGATAGCTTGTGGATGAAAGAATTAACTAGCTTGGATTTATACAATACCATTACTGGAGATATTGAAAAAGTTAATATTGATGCTGCAGTAGATTATGAATTACCTACTGAACTTTTGAAAGAAAGACTGGCGGCAATGGACGCAAAATCTCCCTTTAATATTGAGTACAATCAAGGTCTAGAAAATATCATCAAATCATTTTTGAAAAACAGAAAAAAATCTTTCGAAAGATTGATGGGTGTTTCAGAATATTATTTTCCACTTTTTGAAGAGGCTTTAGCCAAACAAAATGTACCATTAGAAATTAAATATTTGGCTGTAGTAGAATCAGCTTTAAATCCAAGAGCCGTTTCTAAAATGGGTGCTACTGGATTGTGGCAATTTATGTATCACACCGGAAAACAATACGGTTTAAAAATTGATTCCTATATTGATGAACGCAGTGATCCTTTAAAATCTAGTGAAGCCGCAACGAAGTATATGACTAATATGTACAAAATGTTTGGCGATTGGGATCTAGTTTTAGCATCCTATAATTCTGGTCCGGGTAATGTTTCTAAAGCAATTAGACGTTCTGGAGGTCAGAAAAATTATTGGAATATTAGAAAAAATCTCCCGAAAGAAACTCAAGGTTATGTTCCCGCTTTCCTTGCAACAATGTACCTTTACGAATACCACAAAGAGCACGGGATTGTGCCGCAAAGAGCGACTGTGCAACATTTTGCTACAGATACGATCATGATTAAACAACAATTATCTTTTAAACAAATAGGTGATTTACTGGATGTTCCTGTAGCACAATTACAACTTTTAAACCCATCTTATAAATTAAATGTAGTTCCATTTTATAAAGATCAAAACCATTTTTTAAGATTGCCGCAAGAGAAAATAGCTGTTTTTGCTTCTAATGAAAGTCAAATCTATGCGTATGCTGAGCATGAATTAAACAAACGAGAAAGACCGTTTGAATCTACAAGAGCTTTAGCTATAAAAGATTCAGCTAGTCCTTCTGCTAAAAGTTCTAATGGTTCAAAAACTACTTATTACACAGTAAAACGAGGAGATAATTTAAGCTCTCTAGCTGATAAATATGATGTTTCTGCCTTTCAAATAAAAAAATGGAACAATCTTAAAAGTAACACAATTGCTTACGGAAAAAGTTTAAAAATAATTACAGGCGGTAATGAAGCAAAATCATTGAAGAAAGAATCTATAATTGACACTGTTCCGTCTCAAATTATTTCAAAAAATCAGAGTATAGTAGCTAAGACTGCTAAGGAAGAAACAACTCTTACTAGAGGAGTTGCAGCTAAAGAAAACGCATTTACTTATTTAGTTCAAAAAGGAGATAATTTGTACACTATTGCACAAAAATATAATGTAACGATCGCTGAACTTCAAGAATGGAATAACATTTCTAACGATAATCTTCAATATGGTGCTTTGTTGCAAATTGCTAGTAAAGAGTTAGAATCTAAAGAAGAGATAGCTGTTGTGCAAGAAAGAAAAGATATTGAATATGTTGTTCAAAAAGGAGACAAGTTAAATGCTATAGCTACTAAATTTGGTAGTTCGTTAGCTGATTTGAGACTTTGGAATAAGCTAGCAGATAACAAAATTTCTATTGGAAAAACTTTAGTTGTTGCTAAAGATGAGGTTGCAATTGTTACTGAAAAAGCTGATGTAAGTTCTTTTAAAACTAAATCAACTGTCGCTTCATCAAGTAAAAAAAGTGCAGCTGAGTACTCTGTTAAAAAAGGGGATTCCTTATTTAGCATTGCTAAAAAATATCCTGGAGTAACTATTTCTGACTTAAAAAAGTGGAATGATATTCGCAATGAAGATATTCAACCTGGAATGAAACTTAAAATTAACGGATAATACAATAAACTTGTATAAATTTGGGTTTTATCTTTAATAGAGTAGCAATGAAAAAAGCCCATTTTTTATTCTTTTTTGTATCATTACTTTTGTTTTCATGCAAAAACAATAATGATCAAATACCTCGTAAATCGTCGGGAAAGATTAATACTATTTCTGTTGTAATTGATGATCAATTATGGAATGGTGACATTGGCGATACTATTAGAAACAAGTTTGCATCTCCTGTAATAGGTTTGCCTCAAGAGGAGCCATTATTTAATATCAATCAATATCCAACTAAACTTTTAGAAGGTTTCATGACCGATACTCGAGCCATCATTGTAGTGAAAAAGGCAGCAGAGAATAAGTTTGAAATCATTAAAAATCAGTACGCATCTCCGCAAAACGTAATTCATATTTCTGGTAAAACAGCTTCTGATATTATTGCTTGTATCGAAAAGAACAGTGCTCAGATCATCCAGATAATTAAAGATGGTGAAATAGGTGAGAGCCAAAGAATAAACGAGCAATCATTAATTAATCCAACAGTAATTGCTAATAAATTTCAAATTGAAATAAAAATCCCTACCGGATATTCGTATGTGCTACAGAAAAGCAATTTTATGTGGTTAAAAAAGGAAATAATAGGTGGAAATAACAGTCTATTAATTTACCAAGTTCCTTTAAATACTATTAAAAAAGAAGGTGATTTAGTCAGTTGTATTGTTAAAATGCGTGACTCAATAGGGAATATGTACATAAGTGGAAAGGAACCCGATACTAATATGCTTACAGAAGAAGCGTATGCGCCATATCTATTTAAGAGCAGCCATTATGGTAGAGAAACTTTTGAAACTAAAGGTACTTGGCAACTAAACAATGATTTTATGTCCGGACCATTTATTAACTACTCCATTATTGATCCTGATTACAATCGAATTCTGGTGTTAGAAGGATTTTGTTACGCACCTTCAAAAGATAAAAGAGATTTAATGCACGAACTGGAAGCGATTATTAAAACAGTTGTTATTAAAAAAAGATAACTTTTTCCTTTATTTGTATCTTAAAAATAACAAACCATGGCACTACAGTGGAAAATTAAATCCTTTGACAATCTTTCAGTACACGAGTTATATGATTTACTTCGTTTAAGAAGCGAGATTTTCGTTGTGGAACAAAATTGTGTTTATCTTGATCTTGACGGAAAAGATAAAGTCGCTTTACATCTTTTTGGTGAATTTGAAGGTAAAATAGTAGCTCACGCTAGGCTTTTTAAACCTGGAATAACTTTCGACAACTCTTCTATAGGCAGAGTAACTGTTGATGCCAATTATAGAGACCGAAAATGGGGTCATGATTTAATGCGCGAAGCGATTGCTGGGATTAAGTGTTATTTTGGCGAAAGCCAAATCACTATTGGTGCACAATTATATCTTAAAAAATTTTACGAAAGTCATGGTTTTGTTCAAACCAGTGAAATGTATCTTGAAGATGACATTCCGCATATTGAGATGATAAAGTCGTAGTTAATTCTTTATAATCAAAAATTCAACTCTGCGATCTTGGGCGTCACCTTTGCCTAAAGGCGATTTATTTCCGTTTCCTGAATACTGCATTCTAAGCCTATTTATGCCTTTGCCATTGAGGTAATTATAAACGGCTTTTGCTCGGTTTAAAGATAATTTAGGTTCCGTGGTTTCTATATCGATAGCATCAGAATATTTACTAGAAGTACAGCATACATGTCCTATAATTTTGAACTCTAATGATTTGTGTTTCTGTAATAGAATTATAATTTTGTCTAATTCTTTTTTAGATTGCTCTGTTAGTTTGCTACTTCCAAGCAGGAATAGAATATTATCTAGATAAATACGATCACCTACTTTATGGTTTTCTTGAAACGAATTATAAATTCCGTTTCCAAAACTATTTTTATTTACTGCAAACAAGTCAACTCTTCTGTTTTTAGAGCGAATTTCATATATATTTTCGAGTTCCTCTTTTTTCAAAACAACACGCCCTTTACCTTCAAAAACTATGATTTTGCTTTTATTAAAACCATTTTCAGTAAGAATGTTTTGAACCGTTAAAACTCTTTTTTTTGATAGTTCATCATTATATTGATTAGCACCTCGATCATCACAATAGCCATAAATTTGGATTGATTCGACTTTTGCTGTGTCTATTCTTTTTATAAAATTAACTATTATTTCTATTTGATTATTTGGAAGGTTGAACTTGTCAAATTCAAAATATACTGTCTCTATAGGTCTTTCTTGAGATGATAAATAGCCAAAGAAAAGTAATGCTACTATACTTACTAATAATCTATCCATTAAATTTTGAGAATCGTATTGTATGCGCCAGTATTGCTCAAAAGAGTAGTGGCTCTCTTGATCTCAGCATTGTTTTGAATGTAATATTGGTACAAACCTTCTTGATATTGGTATCTTTTAATGATTTCATCTACCATTAAATTTTTAATCTCCTTTTGATTTTTATCTAGTAAGGTGTTTTCAGTTTTTTGAAGTGCATTCAGTAATTGTTGGTATTCTACTAGAATTGATTCATCTAATTTTTCTTTTTTGGCTATAGCCAAAGTGTTTTTCAAAGCCAATTCCGTTTCAGTGTCGAATGAGAATTTTTGAGCTTTTACAAATTGTTTAAAGTCACTATAATCAGCATCAGAAATAACAGGGATTTTGTTACCTAAATTTGGATTTTTATAATAATAACTAGTAACATAATCGAAAATTGCATCGTTTCGTAACAAAGCATTTGTAATAGGGCTTGATTTACTTTCCTCTAATTCCACGTCAGGTTGAATTCCACCGCCATCATATACAGTTCTGCCTTTTCTGGTTTTAAAAGCGTTAAAGTTTTTCTCATCTGTTTTTAATGCTTTTCCATTTTGATCTTTTTTCGAATAATCTAATGCTTGAATACATCTTCCAGAAGGGGTGTAATAACGAGAAATTGTCACTTTTAGCTGGGTTCCGTATGTCAAATCTACAGGTCTTTGTACCAATCCTTTTCCAAAACTGCGACTGCCTAAAACTACAGCTCTATCTAAATCTTGTAAAGCTCCTGCAACAATTTCCGATGCTGAAGCACTTCGATCATTTACCAGTATTATCAAAGGAATTTGAGTATCTACGGGATCTTGTTGGGTTTTAAAAGTATTGTTGTGTTTGTCAATTTTTGATTTTGTAGTTACAATAGTTTCATTTTTTGCAACAAAAAGATTACAGATATTTACAGCTTCATTTAATAATCCTCCTGGATTATCTCTTACATCTAATATGATGCGTTCAGCACCTTCTTTTTTAAGTTGTTCTAGCGCTTCTTTGGTTTCTTGAGAAGCTTTTTTGTTAAAACGAGCTAAGACTATATAGCCGGTTTTATTGTCTATTTTTGCAAAAAACGGAACCGATTTTATTTCGACTTCGTCCAGAATGATTTGAGTTGTGTTTTCTTTTCCTTGACGAAGATATTTTATGTCAATTTTAGTGTTCTTAGTGCCTTTTAATAACTGTGAAGCTTCGTCCTTGTAATCAATTATTTTAACGTCGCCTATTTGTGTAATTTGATCACCAGGTTTTAATCCTGCTTTGTCTGCTGGAAAATTTTTATAAATTTCTTTTACGATTAATTGGTCTTTTTTTCTGGAAAGTGTGGCGCCAATTCCGGTATATTCTCCAGTACTATTGATCTTGAATCGTACTACATCTTGCTCGTTGAAGTAAACAGTGTAAGGATCTAAACTGGCTAGCATTCCCTTTATGGCTTTATCCATTAAATCGCCTGGATTAGTTTCGTCAACATAATTTTTATTCAATTCTTTAAAAAGAGTGGTGAATACCTCTATTTGCTTGGCAATTTCAAAGAAATCATCTTTGAAACTGGTTCCAACAAACAAAAATGCCGAAGCGACGATAGGAATTATATATCTTTTTTTGAGTAATGCGTACATTGCTTTATGTTTTTTTTGTCTTAAATCTTTTTCTAATGAAGTAAATTATAGCAATTAGGAAAATTATAAACGGCCAAATACTAAGCAAGTTTATAAATAAAGTCGAAATACTGTTGAATCCAGATTTAATAGCTGTCCAAATTTTCATTCCATAAGAGGCTGTTACACCACTTTGTTCAGCGATAGGTTTATAGAATTCTACAGTGATTGTGCTAAATGTAACTCGGTTTTGCATATAGTTCAACTGACCTTCTTTTGCTTCTATTTCTTCGCGAATATTTGAAAGTTGTTTTTCAATTTCTAACATTTCCGAAACTTTAGTTGCTTTTTTCAAAAGTTCGAGATATCGATTTTCTAATACTTTTTTAGCTTTTAACCGTGCATCAATGTCTATATATTCAGCCGTTACATCCTGTGATGATATTTCTTTATTGTCGAAATAAACAACTCCTTTTGAAATAGATTGTATAAACACATCAAAATTTTCACTAGGAACCCTAATAATTATTCTTCTAAAAACAGATTGGTAATCCTTACCTTCTGTGTCATTTTGAATAGTTGCATTATAGCTCTTTACTGCATTTTGTATTTGAGTATAGGTAACCGTTAAATCATTGGTTTCAAAACGAAGATTTCCTTCTTTGATGATTTTTTGTTCTATGTTTTGCGGAATTTCTTTTGTTTGTGTGTTACTTTCGGCTTTGTCATAAAAGGTATTCGCTGCTGAAGCTTCTTTTGGTGGAAGTTTGATCTCCGATATTTTCATATCTAAACCATCGTCGGCTTTTTTACAACCAGAAAAACAAAAGAATAAAACAAAAAACAAGGCTATTGACTTCATAAACATGACATTTTAATGCTAAAAATACAAAAAATAGAATACTTTACTCTTCTTTTTTTATCTGCTGAATAAACTTCTCAAACAATTGAATCGTTTTAGTATTGATTTCTTCATAAGAAAGTCGATCCTTTGTTTGATAAAAAAACATGAAGGAATACGGTTGGTCTAAATTATCTAGTAATAAGTGTTTGTTGAGTCGATAGGTTTCGCGAAGGATGCGTTTAAAATAATTACGATCAACTGCTTTTTTGAAATTCTTTTTTGAAACAGAAACGCCCATCTTGATTTTCTGGCCTTCGCCAAAAGATCCCGATTTATAGACCAATCGCAACGGATATTTAGATACTGATTTTCCTTCAGTAAACAATAATTCAATCGTGATTTTACTTTTTAGCTTTTCGTTTTTAGGGTATTTAAAATTCATTTTATTTAAAAAAAAGGCGTAAATTTAAAAGAGCAAAGTTACGATTAAACGTTGATGCTATTTATTGTTTTGGATTTAAATACTGCTAAAAATTTATTTCCTACTTTTGCAGTTAATTTTTAAAGCATGCAGAAGATAATTTCGTATCCCATTTCCGTTATTTATTACTTACTTTTTGGGCTTACCTTGGTGATTTTTCATCCTATTCAATGGATTTGCTTTACTGTTTTTGGTTATCAAGCGCATAAAGTAAGCGTTGACTATTTGAATTTTTTCTTGCTGAAATGTACTAATATTTTAGGAACAACTTACAAGTTTGAAAATATTGATAGTATTCCTAAAAATGCTCCTTTGATCTTTGTTTCAAATCATCAAAGTATGTATGATATTATTGCGATGATTTGGTTTTTTCGACGTTTTCATTGTAAATTTGTTAGTAAGAAAGAATTGGGAAGCGGTATTCCTAGTGTTTCGTACAATTTGCGTCATGGTGGCTCAGTTCTTATTGATAGAAAAGATCCAAAGCAGGCCATTCCCGCTATAAAAGGATTAGCAGATTATATAGAGAAAAATAACCGTTCAGCCGTTATTTTCCCAGAAGGTACTAGAAGTAAAACAGGGAAACCTAAAGAGTTTGCACAGAGTGGTTTGAAAATTTTGTGTAAATATGCACCCTCAGGTTATGTTGTTCCAATTAGTATAAACAATTCTTGGAAAGTAGTGAAATATGGATTTTTTCCTTTAGGTCTAGGAAATCACCTTACTTTTGAGGTGCACAAACCACTAGCAGTTGCAGATTATGATTTTGCGGAGCTAATGAAATTAACTGAAAAATCAGTTGTAAAAGGAATAAAAATTTAAATTAGAAATATAATGTCAATAAAAAACATTCGATTAGAAGTAATGCAGTTTTTGGAAAAAAACGTGACGAGCTATGTAGATCAATATTTGATACCAGTTGAACAAATTTGGCAACCATCTGATTTTTTACCTAATTCTGAAAGCGATAATTTCCTTGAAGAAGTGAGAGAGCTACGCGAAATATCTAAGGATTTACCTTATGATTTTTGGGTTGCAATGGTAGGAGATACAATTACAGAAGAAGCTTTGCCAACCTATGAAAACTGGTTGATGGAGGTAGAAGGAGTTGATAATTTAGAAAGAAATGGTTGGTCAACTTGGGTTCGTCAATGGACTGGGGAAGAAAATCGCCACGGTGATTTGTTAAACAAGTATTTGTATTTATCAGGTCGTGTAAATATGCGCGAGGTTGAAATGACAACTCAGCATCTAATCAACGATGGTTTCGATATTGGGACTGGAAGAGACCCTTACAAGAACTTTGTTTACACAAGTTTCCAAGAGTTAGCAACTTATGTATCGCACAATAGAGTGTCGCAATTAGCTAAAAACTATGGTGACAAAAAATTGTCTAAAATGTGCAAAATGATTGCTGGCGACGAAATGCGTCATCATCATGCATACAGTGAGTTTGTAAATCAGATTTTTAAAGTGGATCCTAGCGAAATGATGCTTGCTTTTCAATACATGATGAAAGCTAAAATCGTTATGCCAGCGCATTTCTTGAGAGAATCAGGACAAAAGATAAGTTCTGCTTTTGAGCATTTTTCTGATTCAGCACAAAGAATTGGGGTTTATACTGCCAATGATTATGTAGATATTATGCAAAAATTAATTAACAAGTGGGAAATTGACAAAATTAGTGGTTTGACAGATGAAGCTGAAAAAGCGCGTGATTACTTGATGAAATTACCAGCTAGAATGGCTCGAGTTTCCGAAAGGTTGGTAATTCCACAAGAGTCTCATATGTTCAAGTGGGTTGAACCTGCAAGATTATAGAAACAAGAATTCAGATTTTTTCAAATTGATTTTAAATTCCAAAGTATAAAATGTTGATTTTTGAAGATAGTCTTTAAAAATCAACATTTTTTTTAACGTATAGTATTAATGATAAAGACTGATTTAATAGGCAAAACGATTGTATTTGTAAAAGCAAAATTAGCAAATGCCGAAGCAGGACACGACTGGTTTCATGTAGAGAGAGTTTATAGAAATGCAATTTTAATTTCAAAAAATGAAGTTTGTAATACTGCGATTGTACAGTTAGGAGCTTTACTTCATGATA carries:
- a CDS encoding acyl-ACP desaturase; this encodes MSIKNIRLEVMQFLEKNVTSYVDQYLIPVEQIWQPSDFLPNSESDNFLEEVRELREISKDLPYDFWVAMVGDTITEEALPTYENWLMEVEGVDNLERNGWSTWVRQWTGEENRHGDLLNKYLYLSGRVNMREVEMTTQHLINDGFDIGTGRDPYKNFVYTSFQELATYVSHNRVSQLAKNYGDKKLSKMCKMIAGDEMRHHHAYSEFVNQIFKVDPSEMMLAFQYMMKAKIVMPAHFLRESGQKISSAFEHFSDSAQRIGVYTANDYVDIMQKLINKWEIDKISGLTDEAEKARDYLMKLPARMARVSERLVIPQESHMFKWVEPARL
- a CDS encoding LysM peptidoglycan-binding domain-containing protein; this translates as MSIKNTTLSLFILLSVQVFSQENVENTISDKFETKISYLDSIKKTFVNNELASRVDSLWMKELTSLDLYNTITGDIEKVNIDAAVDYELPTELLKERLAAMDAKSPFNIEYNQGLENIIKSFLKNRKKSFERLMGVSEYYFPLFEEALAKQNVPLEIKYLAVVESALNPRAVSKMGATGLWQFMYHTGKQYGLKIDSYIDERSDPLKSSEAATKYMTNMYKMFGDWDLVLASYNSGPGNVSKAIRRSGGQKNYWNIRKNLPKETQGYVPAFLATMYLYEYHKEHGIVPQRATVQHFATDTIMIKQQLSFKQIGDLLDVPVAQLQLLNPSYKLNVVPFYKDQNHFLRLPQEKIAVFASNESQIYAYAEHELNKRERPFESTRALAIKDSASPSAKSSNGSKTTYYTVKRGDNLSSLADKYDVSAFQIKKWNNLKSNTIAYGKSLKIITGGNEAKSLKKESIIDTVPSQIISKNQSIVAKTAKEETTLTRGVAAKENAFTYLVQKGDNLYTIAQKYNVTIAELQEWNNISNDNLQYGALLQIASKELESKEEIAVVQERKDIEYVVQKGDKLNAIATKFGSSLADLRLWNKLADNKISIGKTLVVAKDEVAIVTEKADVSSFKTKSTVASSSKKSAAEYSVKKGDSLFSIAKKYPGVTISDLKKWNDIRNEDIQPGMKLKING
- a CDS encoding DUF4349 domain-containing protein, encoding MKSIALFFVLFFCFSGCKKADDGLDMKISEIKLPPKEASAANTFYDKAESNTQTKEIPQNIEQKIIKEGNLRFETNDLTVTYTQIQNAVKSYNATIQNDTEGKDYQSVFRRIIIRVPSENFDVFIQSISKGVVYFDNKEISSQDVTAEYIDIDARLKAKKVLENRYLELLKKATKVSEMLEIEKQLSNIREEIEAKEGQLNYMQNRVTFSTITVEFYKPIAEQSGVTASYGMKIWTAIKSGFNSISTLFINLLSIWPFIIFLIAIIYFIRKRFKTKKT
- a CDS encoding OmpA family protein, with product MDRLLVSIVALLFFGYLSSQERPIETVYFEFDKFNLPNNQIEIIVNFIKRIDTAKVESIQIYGYCDDRGANQYNDELSKKRVLTVQNILTENGFNKSKIIVFEGKGRVVLKKEELENIYEIRSKNRRVDLFAVNKNSFGNGIYNSFQENHKVGDRIYLDNILFLLGSSKLTEQSKKELDKIIILLQKHKSLEFKIIGHVCCTSSKYSDAIDIETTEPKLSLNRAKAVYNYLNGKGINRLRMQYSGNGNKSPLGKGDAQDRRVEFLIIKN
- the rnpA gene encoding ribonuclease P protein component, with translation MNFKYPKNEKLKSKITIELLFTEGKSVSKYPLRLVYKSGSFGEGQKIKMGVSVSKKNFKKAVDRNYFKRILRETYRLNKHLLLDNLDQPYSFMFFYQTKDRLSYEEINTKTIQLFEKFIQQIKKEE
- a CDS encoding DUF4837 family protein: MKKAHFLFFFVSLLLFSCKNNNDQIPRKSSGKINTISVVIDDQLWNGDIGDTIRNKFASPVIGLPQEEPLFNINQYPTKLLEGFMTDTRAIIVVKKAAENKFEIIKNQYASPQNVIHISGKTASDIIACIEKNSAQIIQIIKDGEIGESQRINEQSLINPTVIANKFQIEIKIPTGYSYVLQKSNFMWLKKEIIGGNNSLLIYQVPLNTIKKEGDLVSCIVKMRDSIGNMYISGKEPDTNMLTEEAYAPYLFKSSHYGRETFETKGTWQLNNDFMSGPFINYSIIDPDYNRILVLEGFCYAPSKDKRDLMHELEAIIKTVVIKKR
- a CDS encoding lysophospholipid acyltransferase family protein produces the protein MQKIISYPISVIYYLLFGLTLVIFHPIQWICFTVFGYQAHKVSVDYLNFFLLKCTNILGTTYKFENIDSIPKNAPLIFVSNHQSMYDIIAMIWFFRRFHCKFVSKKELGSGIPSVSYNLRHGGSVLIDRKDPKQAIPAIKGLADYIEKNNRSAVIFPEGTRSKTGKPKEFAQSGLKILCKYAPSGYVVPISINNSWKVVKYGFFPLGLGNHLTFEVHKPLAVADYDFAELMKLTEKSVVKGIKI
- a CDS encoding S41 family peptidase; the protein is MYALLKKRYIIPIVASAFLFVGTSFKDDFFEIAKQIEVFTTLFKELNKNYVDETNPGDLMDKAIKGMLASLDPYTVYFNEQDVVRFKINSTGEYTGIGATLSRKKDQLIVKEIYKNFPADKAGLKPGDQITQIGDVKIIDYKDEASQLLKGTKNTKIDIKYLRQGKENTTQIILDEVEIKSVPFFAKIDNKTGYIVLARFNKKASQETKEALEQLKKEGAERIILDVRDNPGGLLNEAVNICNLFVAKNETIVTTKSKIDKHNNTFKTQQDPVDTQIPLIILVNDRSASASEIVAGALQDLDRAVVLGSRSFGKGLVQRPVDLTYGTQLKVTISRYYTPSGRCIQALDYSKKDQNGKALKTDEKNFNAFKTRKGRTVYDGGGIQPDVELEESKSSPITNALLRNDAIFDYVTSYYYKNPNLGNKIPVISDADYSDFKQFVKAQKFSFDTETELALKNTLAIAKKEKLDESILVEYQQLLNALQKTENTLLDKNQKEIKNLMVDEIIKRYQYQEGLYQYYIQNNAEIKRATTLLSNTGAYNTILKI
- a CDS encoding GNAT family N-acetyltransferase, whose product is MALQWKIKSFDNLSVHELYDLLRLRSEIFVVEQNCVYLDLDGKDKVALHLFGEFEGKIVAHARLFKPGITFDNSSIGRVTVDANYRDRKWGHDLMREAIAGIKCYFGESQITIGAQLYLKKFYESHGFVQTSEMYLEDDIPHIEMIKS